In Engraulis encrasicolus isolate BLACKSEA-1 chromosome 24, IST_EnEncr_1.0, whole genome shotgun sequence, a single genomic region encodes these proteins:
- the nkx2.3 gene encoding homeobox protein Nkx-2.3, protein MWTCEDAFAEGGPLLRRRMLPSPVTSSTPFSVKDILKMEQQLALHPQHAQHAHALQQQLPQHFHSHALLPPACALGGGGGDSPGFSDGEERMSVSYLNTLSEHESLLDSSLSPDLYGAPTLGHHHTTEENKLDTEGTREQAKSCMALAIKAHERGESEPDTEEGDGNGRPQRQRSRRKPRVLFSQAQVFELERRFKQQRYLSAPEREHLASTLKLTSTQVKIWFQNRRYKCKRQRADKTLEMAGHGHHHTTGPPRRVAVPVLVRDGKPCLAGSQNYNTAYTTVGASPYGYSGYPAAYTYSPGNPGNVYTNSYSCTSYSNLPALPASTPASALMGLPNLPNITGTQPAPPGQGPPVPGTQCQGASLQGIRAW, encoded by the exons ATGTGGACATGTGAAGACGCTTTTGCTGAGG GAGGCCCGTTGCTGAGGAGGAGGATGCTCCCGAGCCCCGTCACGAGCTCCACGCCGTTTTCCGTGAAGGACATCCTGAAGATGGAGCAGCAACTCGCGCTGCACCCACAGCACGCTCAACATGCGCACGCCTTGCAGCAGCAGCTCCCGCAACACTTCCACAGCCACGCGCTATTACCGCCCGCCTGCGCCCTCGGCGGTGGCGGCGGAGACAGCCCGGGCTTCtcggacggagaggagaggatgtccgTGTCGTATCTCAACACCCTGTCGGAGCACGAGAGCCTGCTAGACTCCAGCCTCTCCCCGGACCTCTACGGAGCACCCACGCTCGGCCACCACCACACGACAGAAGAGAACAAACTGGACACGGAGGGGACACGCGAGCAGGCCA AGAGCTGCATGGCGCTAGCCATCAAGGCGCACGAGAGGGGGGAGAGCGAGCCCGACACCGAGGAGGGCGACGGTAACGGGAGGCCGCAGAGGCAGCGCAGCAGACGCAAACCCCGCGTGCTCTTCTCGCAGGCGCAGGTGTTCGAGCTCGAGAGGCGCTTCAAGCAGCAGCGCTACCTGTCCGCCCCGGAGCGCGAGCACCTGGCCAGCACGCTCAAGCTCACGAGCACGCAGGTGAAGATCTGGTTCCAGAACCGCCGCTACAAGTGCAAACGGCAGCGCGCGGACAAGACGTTGGAGATGGCGGGTCACGGTCACCACCACACCACGGGACCGCCTCGGCGCGTTGCCGTGCCCGTTCTGGTGCGGGATGGAAAGCCTTGCCTCGCGGGCTCTCAGAACTACAACACCGCGTACACCACCGTGGGAGCGAGCCCTTATGGATACAGCGGCTACCCAGCGGCCTACACATACAGCCCCGGTAACCCTGGCAATGTCTACACGAACTCTTACAGCTGCACTTCATACTCCAACCTCCCAGCGCTACCGGCCAGCACTCCTGCCAGCGCGCTCATGGGCCTCCCGAACCTCCCGAACATCACCGGCACTCAGCCGGCTCCCCCCGGACAGGGCCCACCGGTACCCGGAACGCAGTGCCAGGGTGCGAGCCTTCAAGGCATCCGGGCATGGTAG